Proteins encoded by one window of Amaranthus tricolor cultivar Red isolate AtriRed21 chromosome 4, ASM2621246v1, whole genome shotgun sequence:
- the LOC130810232 gene encoding probable methyltransferase PMT24 codes for MATGRYTRVDGKKSSNCCSTAVIVVLVSACLLAAWFTMSSSVDPSGNVGMSALSSSTKDVKTQKISEKSSNEFEDNTGDLPEVGTKENVEEASGKDENDSRSQENENTEEAEKARDSSQEKKSEDDGERSDDNKEKETESGKNDDASQQESEENTDDSKLKTGKGEDKSGSDESSDSTKDKTDEMKDETSTEGQEKYGADESKETTEKAIKSGSEDQAELLKEASTKTGAWSTQAAESEKEKQNASVESSSSENQKFYKWKVCNVTAGPDYIPCLDNIQAIKRLPSTSHYEHRERHCPDEAPTCLVSLPEGYKTSVKWPKSREKIWFANVPHVKLAEVKGHQNWVQVSGEYITFPGGGTQFVHGAISYIDFLEKTVSDIAWGKRSRVVLDVGCGVASFGGFLFDKDVLTMSLAPKDEHEAQVQFALERGIPAISAVMGTKRLPFPGMAYDVVHCARCRVPWHVEGGKLLLELNRVLRPGGYFIWSATPVYRKDEENVEIWKEMSKLTKSMCWDLLKIGKDSVNGVSAAVYQKPMSNDCYESRTKNNPPLCEESDNRNAAWDIPLQACIHKVPTDPSERGSQLPAKWPSRLEKPPYWLKESETGVYGKEAPKDFIADYKHWKSVITDSYLDGIGIDWSSMRNVMDMRAIYGGFAAALKDLKVWVMNVVPITSSDTLPIIFERGLFGIYHDWCESFNTYPRSYDVLHADHLFSNVKKRCKLMGLMAEVDRILRPGGSLIVKDDADTIAEVESMAKSLHWKIRYTFTKDDEGLICAQKTRWRPDEVETIKSAIA; via the exons ATGGCAACGGGAAGGTACACGCGGGTTGATGGGAAAAAGTCGTCGAACTGTTGTTCAACTGCTGTAATTGTGGTGCTTGTTTCAGCATGCTTATTAGCGGCCTGGTTCACAATGTCATCATCAGTAGATCCCTCAGGGAATGTTGGGATGTCTGCTTTATCCAGTTCCACAAAGGATGTCAAGACACAGAAGATTAGTGAAAAAAGTTCTAACGAATTTGAGGACAACACTGGTGACTTGCCTGAGGTTGGGACTAAGGAGAATGTTGAGGAGGCCAGTGGAAAGGATGAGAATGACTCTAGATCACAGGAAAATGAAAATACAGAGGAGGCTGAGAAAGCTAGAGACTCAAGTCAAGAGAAGAAGTCTGAGGATGACGGTGAGAGGAGTGATGACAATAAGGAAAAAGAAACAGAGTCTGGAAAGAATGATGATGCTTCTCAACAAGAATCTGAGGAAAATACTGATGATAGTAAACTTAAAACAGGAAAAGGTGAAGATAAATCTGGGTCAGATGAGAGTTCTGATAGCACAAAGGATAAGACAGATGAAATGAAGGATGAAACTAGCACGGAAGGCCAGGAGAAATATGGTGCAGATGAAAGCAAGGAAACCACTGAAAAAGCAATTAAAAGTGGGTCCGAGGACCAGGCAGAGTTGCTGAAGGAAGCTTCCACGAAGACTGGAGCTTGGTCAACACAAGCAGCAGAGTCTGAGAAAGAGAAACAGAATGCATCTGTGGAGTCCTCATCGTCCGAGAACCAAAAGTTCTACAAATGGAAAGTCTGCAATGTCACTGCTGGGCCTGACTATATTCCTTGCCTTGATAACATTCAAGCTATCAAAAGGCTTCCCAGCACAAGTCATTATGAACACCGAGAAAGGCACTGCCCTGATGAAGCTCCTACTTGCCTTGTTTCTCTGCCTGAGGGATATAAAACTTCAGTGAAGTGGCCTAAAAGCAGAGAGAAG ATATGGTTTGCCAATGTTCCCCATGTCAAGCTTGCTGAAGTGAAGGGGCATCAGAATTGGGTGCAAGTTTCTGGCGAGTACATCACATTTCCTGGTGGGGGGACTCAATTTGTGCATGGTGCCATAAGTTACATCGATTTTCTTGAAAAG ACTGTTTCCGATATTGCTTGGGGCAAGCGAAGTCGTGTTGTTTTGGATGTTGGGTGTGGTGTTGCAAGCTTTGGAGGTTTTTTGTTTGACAAAGATGTACTCACTATGTCACTGGCTCCCAAGGATGAACATGAAGCTCAAGTACAATTTGCACTTGAAAGAGGAATACCAGCTATTTCTGCAGTAATGGGTACAAAAAGATTACCCTTCCCCGGCATGGCTTATGATGTTGTCCACTGTGCTCGCTGCAGGGTCCCTTGGCATGTTGAAG GTGGTAAATTGCTTTTGGAACTGAATCGTGTCTTAAGGCCAGGAGGGTATTTTATATGGTCTGCCACTCCTGTTTACCGTAAAGATGAGGAGAATGTGGAAATTTGGAAAG AGATGTCAAAGCTGACAAAGTCAATGTGCTGGGACCTTTTGAAAATTGGGAAGGATAGTGTGAATGGAGTATCTGCAGCAGTATATCAGAAACCTATGTCTAATGATTGCTATGAGAGTAGAACTAAAAATAATCCTCCACTTTGTGAAGAATCAGATAATCGAAATGCAGCATG GGATATACCACTGCAGGCATGCATACACAAAGTACCAACAGATCCATCAGAACGGGGATCTCAATTGCCAGCTAAGTGGCCTTCAAGGTTGGAGAAACCTCCTTACTGGTTGAAGGAATCCGAGACTGGGGTTTATGGCAAAGAAGCTCCTAAGGATTTCATTGCTGACTACAAGCACTGGAAAAGTGTTATTACTGACTCGTATTTAGATGGTATTGGCATTGACTGGTCTTCTATGAGAAATGTGATGGACATGAGAGCTATATATGGAGG GTTCGCTGCAGCTTTGAAGGACTTGAAAGTATGGGTCATGAATGTAGTTCCAATCACTTCATCAGACACCCTGCCGATCATATTTGAACGAGGTTTATTTGGAATATATCATGATTGGTGCGAGTCATTCAATACTTACCCGAGATCTTACGATGTTCTTCATGCAGATCATCTTTTCTCTAATGTCAAGAAAAG GTGTAAACTCATGGGGTTAATGGCAGAAGTCGACAGAATCCTTAGGCCCGGAGGAAGTCTGATAGTGAAAGACGATGCTGATACCATAGCTGAAGTGGAGAGCATGGCAAAATCCCTACACTGGAAAATCAGGTATACTTTTACAAAAGACGATGAAGGATTGATTTGTGCTCAGAAGACAAGATGGCGTCCAGACGAAGTAGAAACAATCAAATCAGCCATAGCCTAg